In Blastopirellula sp. J2-11, a single genomic region encodes these proteins:
- a CDS encoding glycosyltransferase family 2 protein: protein MDKSLSLIMPVHNAQQWLARDVERLLDVLPEMTDRFEVVIIDDGSTDHTEEAAQELSCRFPQVKLHRHPRCTGIAAAVDTGSRHAEGDVVLIHDARKPVVESDLLGMWQMHQENAVRPIAPTPQVPTKPGLGLDQDLLERLMQWGSDVKKERPTHSPDRMPRPNFLRKVSNFALGE, encoded by the coding sequence TTGGATAAGTCGCTGAGCCTAATCATGCCGGTTCATAACGCCCAGCAATGGCTGGCGCGCGACGTTGAACGTCTGCTCGACGTCCTCCCAGAAATGACCGATCGGTTTGAAGTTGTCATCATTGATGACGGATCGACCGACCACACCGAAGAAGCGGCCCAAGAACTGTCTTGCCGCTTCCCGCAAGTGAAATTACATCGACATCCTCGCTGTACCGGAATCGCAGCGGCGGTCGATACCGGCAGTCGCCATGCCGAAGGGGACGTCGTGTTGATCCATGACGCCCGCAAACCGGTTGTCGAATCCGATCTGCTGGGAATGTGGCAAATGCATCAAGAGAACGCAGTGCGACCGATCGCGCCAACGCCGCAAGTCCCCACTAAGCCGGGACTTGGGCTTGATCAGGATCTGCTGGAGCGACTGATGCAGTGGGGTTCGGATGTCAAGAAAGAGCGTCCGACGCACTCGCCAGATCGGATGCCGCGGCCGAATTTCCTGCGTAAAGTGAGCAACTTCGCGCTTGGCGAATAA
- a CDS encoding HD domain-containing phosphohydrolase → MDSSISALTCASVGLPPSMQRESEAATKQGVAPHPPGELQFDDHDLRQKRIMAIDDEPINLALAEAYLRSEGFEQIEFYSNPQTALEVVRTDPPDLILLDLMMPELDGLQFLRKITAPSEQLLAPVILLTASSDVSHRRDALELGATDFLQKPILAEELIPRIRNVLSAEHLKRWLRDQNQQLEHLVQLRTHELERTQGLIIACLARAAEFRDELTGNHNLRVARYAGLIARNAGLPSEMVRMIQAAAPLHDIGKVAVPDSILHKPGKLTDEERQLMQRHTEWGRSIVEPEKQWGFVIADLTTGETGQANADLLRVASRIAQSHHERWDGAGYPEGMAGADIPVEARVVAVADVFDALSSKRPYKDPIPPHDCVAMIREQRGKQFDPEMVDAFVEALPEVLWIAELLRDSAE, encoded by the coding sequence ATGGATTCCTCAATTTCCGCACTCACCTGCGCATCGGTAGGCTTGCCGCCATCGATGCAGCGAGAGAGCGAGGCCGCAACAAAACAGGGGGTTGCGCCCCATCCGCCAGGCGAATTGCAATTCGACGATCATGACCTGCGACAAAAGCGGATCATGGCGATCGATGACGAGCCGATTAATTTGGCCCTCGCCGAGGCATACCTGCGCAGTGAGGGATTTGAACAAATCGAGTTCTACTCAAATCCGCAAACGGCGTTGGAGGTCGTTCGCACCGATCCGCCAGATCTGATTCTGCTTGACTTGATGATGCCGGAGTTGGACGGTCTGCAATTCCTCCGGAAAATTACCGCGCCCTCCGAACAATTGTTGGCTCCAGTCATATTGCTCACGGCCTCGTCCGACGTATCCCATCGCCGCGACGCATTGGAGTTGGGAGCCACCGATTTTCTGCAAAAGCCGATCCTTGCCGAGGAATTAATTCCTCGTATTCGCAATGTCCTTAGCGCCGAACATTTGAAACGTTGGTTACGCGATCAAAACCAACAACTCGAACATCTCGTTCAACTGCGTACGCACGAGTTAGAACGGACGCAAGGTTTGATCATCGCTTGTCTGGCCCGCGCTGCTGAGTTCCGTGACGAATTAACCGGCAATCATAATCTGCGCGTTGCGCGCTACGCCGGCCTGATCGCTCGCAACGCAGGTCTGCCGTCCGAAATGGTCCGTATGATTCAGGCCGCGGCGCCGTTGCACGACATCGGCAAAGTCGCCGTCCCCGATTCGATCTTGCACAAGCCAGGCAAACTGACGGACGAAGAACGACAACTGATGCAACGTCATACCGAATGGGGACGTTCGATTGTCGAGCCCGAAAAACAGTGGGGCTTCGTCATTGCTGATCTCACCACCGGAGAAACCGGCCAAGCGAACGCCGACCTGCTACGAGTCGCCTCGCGGATCGCGCAGAGTCATCACGAGCGTTGGGATGGCGCCGGCTATCCTGAAGGCATGGCAGGCGCCGACATTCCGGTCGAAGCGCGCGTCGTCGCCGTCGCCGACGTGTTTGACGCGTTGTCGAGCAAACGACCTTACAAAGACCCGATTCCCCCGCACGATTGCGTCGCAATGATTCGCGAACAAAGGGGAAAACAGTTCGATCCCGAAATGGTCGATGCGTTCGTAGAAGCGCTGCCCGAAGTCCTTTGGATCGCCGAACTTTTGCGAGACAGCGCAGAGTGA
- the hisI gene encoding phosphoribosyl-AMP cyclohydrolase, whose product MPIDLPREPDFAKAGGLVPAIAQDADNGEVLMMAWMNAEAFAETLATGRAVYFSRSRSKLWRKGEESGHVQTVMGIFVDCDADTVLLKVRQAGAACHEGYRTCFFRQITTTDTHIVGNRLVDPAQAYRKKP is encoded by the coding sequence ATGCCGATCGACTTACCCCGAGAACCCGATTTCGCCAAAGCGGGCGGATTGGTCCCTGCGATCGCCCAAGACGCTGACAACGGCGAAGTGCTGATGATGGCCTGGATGAACGCGGAAGCATTCGCCGAGACGCTGGCCACTGGTCGAGCGGTTTACTTCAGCCGTAGCCGCAGCAAACTGTGGCGCAAAGGAGAAGAAAGCGGTCACGTCCAGACCGTCATGGGCATCTTTGTCGACTGCGACGCCGACACCGTGCTGCTGAAAGTGCGCCAAGCAGGCGCCGCTTGTCACGAGGGATACCGAACCTGCTTCTTCCGTCAGATCACGACAACCGACACGCACATCGTGGGAAATCGTTTGGTCGATCCCGCTCAGGCGTATCGAAAAAAACCGTAA
- the groES gene encoding co-chaperone GroES, translating to MATATKKKTASKPRLQPLGDRVVVKRDESEETTAGGIVLPGAAQDKPSRGVVVSVGNGRLLDDGSRSPLQVAPGDRVIFGRYAGSDTFQIGDEEVILIREDDIQAVLLD from the coding sequence ATGGCGACCGCGACCAAAAAGAAAACTGCTTCCAAGCCCCGTCTACAACCCCTTGGCGACCGCGTGGTCGTGAAGCGTGACGAAAGCGAAGAAACGACCGCCGGCGGCATTGTCCTGCCGGGCGCCGCTCAAGACAAACCTTCGCGTGGCGTTGTCGTCAGCGTCGGAAATGGCCGTTTGCTGGACGACGGCAGTCGTTCGCCGCTGCAGGTCGCCCCTGGCGATCGCGTGATCTTCGGCCGTTACGCCGGTAGCGACACGTTCCAGATCGGCGATGAAGAAGTCATCTTGATCCGCGAAGACGACATTCAAGCCGTGTTGCTTGATTAA
- a CDS encoding DUF1559 domain-containing protein, whose translation MPSSARRHGFTLVELLVVIAIIGVLIALLLPAVQQAREAARRMSCSNNIKQVGLAMHNYHGTYGTLPCGFLTENAVNVHKRLCWFQVILPYIEQQPLYDLYYADQTSQVHSIAESTGIQQVVVADLICPSEANPDARGGNAKDFSFQGNYIGCTGDDQMHRSNPLDGIFYPNSGTGFRDLIDGSSNTMLMSEGIKRPGNAIAWGEIGGYWGGALWGAYGYTTLESPNTTVSDRNYSCKTTDFAKAPCIATSTSNALQNFARSYHPGGVMVCLGDGSTRFVPDTINLQTWKNLSTRAGGEVIGDY comes from the coding sequence ATGCCTTCCTCTGCTCGCCGTCACGGTTTTACGCTTGTAGAACTGCTGGTCGTCATCGCCATTATTGGAGTCTTGATCGCCCTCTTGTTGCCGGCAGTGCAACAAGCTCGCGAAGCGGCTCGCCGCATGTCGTGCTCCAATAACATCAAGCAAGTCGGCTTGGCGATGCACAACTATCACGGGACTTACGGCACGTTGCCATGCGGTTTTCTCACCGAAAATGCGGTCAATGTTCACAAGCGTCTCTGCTGGTTTCAGGTGATCCTGCCCTATATCGAGCAACAGCCGCTGTACGATTTGTACTACGCCGATCAAACGAGCCAGGTCCACTCCATTGCGGAATCGACCGGCATTCAACAAGTCGTCGTTGCAGATTTGATCTGCCCTTCCGAAGCGAACCCTGACGCTCGCGGTGGAAACGCAAAAGACTTTAGCTTCCAAGGAAACTACATCGGCTGCACCGGCGATGACCAGATGCATCGTTCCAATCCGTTAGACGGTATTTTCTATCCCAACTCTGGCACTGGATTTCGGGACCTGATCGACGGCTCCTCCAACACCATGCTGATGAGCGAAGGAATCAAGCGTCCCGGCAATGCGATCGCTTGGGGGGAGATCGGCGGATATTGGGGAGGTGCGCTCTGGGGCGCCTATGGCTATACGACGCTTGAATCGCCGAATACGACTGTCTCGGATCGAAATTATTCGTGCAAGACGACCGACTTCGCCAAAGCTCCCTGCATTGCAACCAGCACGTCTAACGCGCTGCAAAACTTCGCTCGCAGCTACCATCCCGGTGGCGTCATGGTTTGCCTGGGCGACGGCTCCACACGGTTTGTGCCTGATACGATCAACCTGCAAACTTGGAAGAACCTCAGCACGCGAGCCGGCGGCGAAGTGATCGGCGACTATTGA
- the groL gene encoding chaperonin GroEL (60 kDa chaperone family; promotes refolding of misfolded polypeptides especially under stressful conditions; forms two stacked rings of heptamers to form a barrel-shaped 14mer; ends can be capped by GroES; misfolded proteins enter the barrel where they are refolded when GroES binds) has translation MAKMIAFDQEAREAIRRGVSKLAKAVKTTLGPKGRNVILQKSFGSPTVTKDGVTVAKEIELEDVYENMGAAMVREVASKTSDVAGDGTTTATLMAEAIFNEGLRAVVSGVNPIHMKAGIEKAVADITAKLTGMSIPIKKKEEMANVGCIAANNDREIGQLLADAMEKVGKDGVITVDEGKSLATEVEWVEGMQFDRGYLSPYFVSEAATMQCVLEDCYVLVFEKKITNIKDLVPVLEAVVQQSKPLLIIAEDIEGEALATLVINRLRGTFKCCAVKAPGYGDRRKAMMEDIAILTGGTAIFESLGIKLESLGLAELGRAKKVIVDKDNTTIIEGAGSTQHIKDRITQIRREIERSTSDYDKEKLEERLAKLAGGVAKVNVGAATESEMKEKKARVEDALHATRAAAAEGILPGGGVALLRASSEVKAKDLSHDEEIGYNIVIRACRAPITTISNNAGKDGSIVCEKVLEGKGNYGYNALTDTYEDLVKSGVIDPARVTKTALANSASVATLLLTSDALIAEKPKKDAKGGHGGDHDMY, from the coding sequence ATGGCGAAAATGATTGCGTTTGACCAGGAAGCTCGCGAAGCGATTCGCCGCGGCGTTTCCAAATTGGCCAAAGCGGTAAAAACGACCTTGGGTCCGAAGGGCCGCAACGTCATTCTGCAGAAAAGCTTCGGCAGCCCGACCGTCACCAAGGACGGCGTCACCGTCGCCAAAGAAATCGAGCTGGAAGACGTCTATGAAAACATGGGCGCCGCGATGGTTCGCGAAGTCGCCAGCAAAACCAGCGACGTCGCCGGCGACGGCACCACCACCGCGACGCTGATGGCCGAAGCGATCTTCAACGAAGGTCTGCGTGCGGTCGTCTCGGGCGTCAACCCGATTCACATGAAGGCGGGCATCGAAAAGGCGGTCGCCGACATCACCGCCAAGTTGACCGGAATGTCCATTCCGATCAAGAAGAAAGAGGAGATGGCGAACGTCGGTTGCATCGCGGCCAACAACGATCGCGAAATCGGTCAGCTGCTCGCTGACGCGATGGAAAAGGTCGGCAAAGACGGCGTCATCACCGTCGACGAAGGCAAGAGCCTGGCGACCGAAGTCGAATGGGTCGAAGGCATGCAGTTCGATCGCGGTTACCTCTCGCCTTACTTCGTCAGCGAAGCCGCGACGATGCAGTGCGTGTTGGAAGACTGCTACGTGTTGGTCTTCGAAAAGAAGATCACCAACATCAAGGACCTGGTTCCGGTCCTCGAAGCGGTCGTTCAACAGAGCAAGCCGCTGTTGATCATCGCCGAAGACATCGAAGGCGAAGCCCTGGCGACGTTGGTCATCAACCGTCTCCGCGGCACCTTCAAGTGCTGTGCGGTCAAAGCTCCGGGCTACGGCGATCGTCGCAAAGCGATGATGGAAGATATCGCCATTCTGACCGGCGGCACCGCGATCTTCGAAAGCCTGGGCATTAAGCTGGAAAGCCTAGGCCTGGCCGAACTGGGTCGCGCCAAAAAGGTCATCGTCGACAAAGACAACACGACGATCATCGAAGGCGCCGGATCGACCCAGCACATCAAGGATCGCATCACGCAGATCCGTCGCGAAATCGAGAGATCGACCAGCGATTACGATAAAGAAAAGCTGGAAGAGCGTTTGGCCAAACTGGCCGGCGGCGTGGCCAAGGTCAACGTCGGCGCCGCGACCGAAAGCGAAATGAAAGAGAAGAAGGCTCGCGTCGAAGACGCACTGCACGCGACTCGCGCTGCAGCGGCCGAAGGCATCTTGCCGGGCGGCGGCGTCGCTTTGCTTCGTGCTTCTTCGGAAGTGAAAGCGAAGGATCTGAGCCATGACGAAGAGATCGGCTACAACATCGTGATCCGAGCTTGCCGCGCTCCGATCACGACGATCTCGAACAACGCCGGCAAAGACGGCAGCATCGTCTGCGAAAAGGTTCTCGAAGGCAAAGGGAACTACGGTTACAACGCTTTGACCGACACCTACGAAGACCTGGTCAAGTCGGGCGTCATCGATCCGGCTCGCGTCACCAAGACCGCTCTGGCCAACTCGGCCAGCGTTGCAACCTTGCTGCTGACCAGCGACGCGCTGATCGCTGAAAAGCCGAAGAAGGACGCCAAAGGCGGACACGGCGGCGATCACGACATGTATTAA
- a CDS encoding DUF1559 domain-containing protein has translation MNLSHHRKAFTLVELLVVIAIIGVLIALLLPAVQQAREAARRMSCSNNMKQLGLAMHNYHDTFGSFPFGFIGDPPEMATHRRICWMQTILPFIEQNALSDAFKADTETYTQSVPASIQGVVIDGLLCPSEANRDASGGNSGTGFQGNYVVNTGDDLMHRYDELDGLFYSKSNLGFRDTVDGSSNTLLYGETIKRPGTGAWGSSGGYWGGGAWGSHGFTTLESPNSTVADRNYSCKTTTFEKAPCTATGVSHELQNFSRSYHPGGVMVTLADGSTRFIAETINLSTWQALSTRAGGEVLGEY, from the coding sequence ATGAATCTCTCCCACCATCGTAAAGCATTTACGCTCGTCGAACTCCTTGTGGTGATCGCTATCATCGGCGTGTTGATTGCGTTGTTATTGCCGGCGGTTCAGCAAGCGCGTGAAGCGGCCCGCCGCATGTCATGCTCGAACAATATGAAACAGCTTGGCCTGGCGATGCACAACTATCACGACACCTTTGGTTCCTTTCCGTTCGGCTTTATCGGCGACCCGCCCGAAATGGCGACCCATCGTCGCATCTGTTGGATGCAGACGATCCTCCCGTTCATCGAACAAAACGCTTTGTCCGACGCGTTTAAAGCGGATACCGAAACGTACACGCAGAGCGTGCCGGCTTCGATTCAAGGCGTTGTAATCGATGGCTTGCTTTGTCCCTCAGAAGCCAATCGCGACGCCAGCGGCGGTAACTCTGGCACAGGATTCCAGGGCAACTACGTCGTCAATACCGGTGATGACCTGATGCATCGATACGACGAACTGGACGGATTGTTTTATAGCAAATCGAATCTTGGCTTTCGTGACACGGTCGACGGAAGCTCCAACACGCTGCTCTATGGCGAAACGATCAAGCGACCTGGTACCGGCGCTTGGGGCTCAAGCGGCGGATACTGGGGAGGCGGCGCCTGGGGATCGCATGGCTTTACAACGCTCGAATCGCCTAACAGCACCGTCGCTGACCGCAACTACTCGTGCAAGACAACGACCTTTGAGAAGGCGCCGTGCACCGCGACCGGCGTTTCGCATGAATTGCAAAACTTCTCACGCAGCTATCATCCCGGCGGCGTCATGGTCACCCTTGCGGACGGCTCAACTCGCTTTATCGCAGAAACGATCAACCTTTCAACATGGCAAGCGCTTAGCACTCGTGCTGGCGGCGAAGTGCTAGGAGAGTACTAA
- a CDS encoding helix-turn-helix transcriptional regulator, whose protein sequence is MATVPFELTRGSLAFVSPRIRAQPARPLHRIREVRKEQGVSLRTAARRLGITSSQVRDEEEETSDLLLSQLYRWSQSLDVPVQDLLDEPECDLSAPIRERAQLVRVMKTAKAILERAKEPSIRIMAETLVNQLNDIMPELSDVNAWNNVGQRRSLDDLGRTAERSFSEESVIRSMRD, encoded by the coding sequence ATGGCAACGGTTCCCTTCGAACTGACTCGCGGTTCGTTAGCCTTTGTATCTCCACGCATTCGCGCACAGCCTGCCCGGCCGCTGCATCGAATCCGAGAGGTACGAAAGGAACAAGGCGTATCGCTCCGCACGGCAGCTCGGCGACTTGGAATTACTTCCTCGCAAGTGCGCGACGAAGAAGAGGAAACGTCCGATTTGCTTCTGAGCCAACTTTATCGTTGGAGTCAGTCGCTGGACGTTCCTGTACAGGACTTGCTGGATGAACCGGAGTGCGATCTATCGGCTCCGATTCGCGAGCGAGCTCAATTGGTCCGCGTGATGAAGACCGCGAAAGCGATCCTCGAACGGGCCAAAGAGCCCAGCATTCGCATCATGGCTGAAACGCTCGTCAATCAGCTCAACGACATTATGCCGGAGCTTTCCGACGTGAACGCTTGGAACAATGTCGGCCAGCGTCGTTCGCTGGACGATTTGGGACGGACGGCCGAGCGCAGCTTCTCAGAAGAATCGGTCATTCGCTCGATGCGTGATTGA
- a CDS encoding transposase, translated as MIESRNQLLRGMVVSPTAAPSGKRWRDVLITSAPKYHDIRASPDDGTLARSASEGMRLAILIRIEVASRIPSLALRASVLEGSKKCNFIKRQQGKAASADKEVTGSHPVNASIMVLDDPDQPPQPDPLGYLLTWTVYGTWLPGDKRGWIRRNQGDQLPDDVREKYAGANMSEATTLLDRRQRKLVEETIRAHCLHRGWELHAVNFRSNHVHAVVSAATPPKVVLQQLKAWTARRLNELGPKRMKWWTERGSGRYLNCQKSLEAAVVYVIEGQDRTG; from the coding sequence GTGATTGAATCGAGAAATCAACTTTTGCGCGGCATGGTCGTTTCGCCGACCGCCGCGCCAAGCGGAAAGCGATGGCGCGATGTTCTCATCACGTCTGCGCCGAAATACCATGACATCCGAGCATCACCGGATGATGGAACACTAGCCCGCAGCGCCAGCGAGGGAATGCGGTTGGCGATCCTCATACGGATTGAAGTCGCCAGCCGCATTCCCTCGCTGGCGCTGCGGGCTAGTGTTCTAGAGGGCTCGAAAAAGTGTAATTTTATAAAACGCCAGCAAGGAAAAGCGGCATCTGCCGACAAGGAAGTCACAGGCTCTCATCCAGTCAACGCTTCGATCATGGTGCTCGATGATCCAGATCAGCCCCCGCAACCAGATCCTCTGGGCTACTTGCTGACTTGGACTGTCTACGGCACATGGTTGCCCGGCGACAAGCGAGGTTGGATTCGACGGAATCAGGGGGATCAATTGCCGGATGATGTTCGAGAGAAGTATGCCGGTGCGAACATGTCCGAAGCGACGACCCTGCTTGATAGGCGGCAACGAAAGCTTGTCGAGGAGACGATTCGGGCTCACTGTCTCCATCGCGGTTGGGAGTTGCATGCGGTAAATTTCCGAAGCAATCACGTGCATGCTGTCGTCTCCGCAGCGACGCCTCCCAAGGTGGTTCTTCAGCAACTCAAGGCGTGGACTGCACGGAGGCTAAATGAGCTTGGCCCGAAGAGAATGAAATGGTGGACCGAGCGTGGAAGCGGTCGGTATTTGAATTGCCAGAAGAGTTTGGAGGCGGCGGTTGTTTACGTGATTGAGGGGCAAGATCGTACGGGATAG